The following are from one region of the Corylus avellana chromosome ca1, CavTom2PMs-1.0 genome:
- the LOC132191677 gene encoding phenylalanine--tRNA ligase alpha subunit, cytoplasmic, whose translation MAEEAILGYLAKNEEIADSGEFAAKHGLDHDDVVNVIKSLHGFQYVDAQDIKRETWVLTDEGNMYAAAGSPEGQLFFAVPAEGGIPREELQKKLSPLVFKIGCAQAAKNKWVDMGKQVSRKVKHVEDRVKDLLLQIKDGQVIDQDDIKALKGRKLIAPQTWNGYSVKKGPSYAPQRKKFVADLTREMLQSGDWKNLEFKEYNFNAKGQPIEGGHLHPLNKVRHQLRMIFLQMGFEEMPTDRFVESSFWNFDALFQPQQHPARDAHDTFYLKAPSTTKELPEDYVERVKRVHESGGYGSRGYDYNWSRDEANKNLLRTHTTAVSSRMLYMLAQKPFTPKRYFSIDRVFRNEAVDRTHLAEFHQIEGLICDRGLTLGDLIGVLHDFFSRLGMAKLRFKPAYNPYTEPSMEIFSYHEGFGKWVEVGNSGMFRPEMLLPMGLPEDVRVIAWGLSLERPTMILYGINNIRDLFGHKVDLGLIKINPICGLGV comes from the exons ATGGCGGAAGAAGCGATTCTTGGTTACCTAGCGAAGAACGAAGAAATCGCTGACTCAGGCGAGTTCGCAGCCAAACATGGACTCGATCACGACGACGTCGTCAATGTCATCAAGAGCCTCCACGGTTTCCAATACGTCGATGCTCAG GACATTAAGAGGGAGACGTGGGTCCTTACCGATGAGGGGAATATGTACGCTGCTGCAGGATCACCTGAAGGGCAGCTGTTCTTTGCAGTACCTGCGGAGGGGGGTATCCCGAGGGAAGAATTGCAA AAAAAACTCAGCCCATTGGTTTTCAAAATAGGTTGCGCCCAGGCAGCAAAGAATAAATGGGTGGATATGGGAAAGCAAGTATCCAGAAAG GTCAAACATGTGGAGGATAGGGTCAAAGATTTACTTCTACAGATAAAAGATGGACAG GTTATTGACCAAGATGATATCAAGGCTCTCAAAGGAAGAAAGCTTATTGCCCCACA GACATGGAACGGCTACTCAGTGAAAAAGGGCCCCAGTTATGCTccacaaagaaagaaatttgttgCTGATTTGACTCGCGAGATGCTTCAGAG TGGCGACTGGAAGAACTTAGAGTTCAAAGAGTATAACTTCAATGCAAAAGGTCAGCCTATTGAGGGTGGTCATCTTCATCCACTGAACAAG GTTCGACATCAATTGAGGATGATTTTTCTTCAGATGGG GTTTGAGGAGATGCCTACAGACCGATTTGTTGAAAGCAG CTTCTGGAACTTTGACGCCCTGTTTCAGCCGCAACAACATCCTGCCCGTGATGCACATGACACATTCTACCTGAAAG CTCCTTCCACCACAAAGGAACTGCCTGAAGATTATGTTGAGAGGGTGAAGCGTGTTCATGAGTCTGGTGGTTATGGGTCACGGGG ATATGACTATAATTGGAGCAGAGACGAAGCAAACAAAAACCTTCTGCGAACGCACACGACTGCTGTTTCATCCAGGATGCTTTACATGCTGGCCCAG AAACCTTTTACTCCCAAAAGATACTTCTCTATAGATCGTGTTTTCAGAAATGAAGCAGTAGATCGAACTCATCTTGCAGAGTTCCACCAGATCGAAG GCCTGATATGTGATCGAGGACTTACTCTTGGTGACTTGATTGGAGTCCTGCATGACTTCTTTTCTCGTCTGG GCATGGCCAAGCTGCGTTTCAAGCCTGCTTATAATCCATATACTGAACCTAGCATGGAAATTTTCAG TTATCATGAAGGTTTTGGGAAATGGGTAGAAGTTGGAAATTCTGGCATGTTTAGACCTGAAATGTTGCTTCCTATGGGATTACCAGAAGATGTTCGTGTTATTGCATGGGGCCTTTCCCTTGAAAG ACCAACTATGATCCTGTATGGCATTAATAACATCCGGGACCTCTTCGGGCACAAG GTGGATCTTGGTCTCATCAAGATAAATCCTATATGTGGTCTAGGGGTTTGA